One genomic segment of Geoalkalibacter ferrihydriticus DSM 17813 includes these proteins:
- a CDS encoding DUF58 domain-containing protein produces the protein MLGLAAVNTGNNLLYLLVAALLGLLIVSGVLGRANLIGLAAQLTLPEEIYAGVPTSAILSLTNRRRRARFLLTARLEGNNAHFSVIDPQAADEQSLSLNFAARGRRRIDGLRLSSPFPVGFFQRSAWLPLERDLIVLPHPVPCATPTSSQAQRSRGEAGTSRHGHDGDLLAVSDYSGREPLKLIHWKQSARHDAVKVKQLAATAARPLWVRLEDCPGATLEERLGNAVYLINLWWRSGRPLGLQIGAQTLAPGRGRRHRLRLLRELALYDAA, from the coding sequence GTGCTGGGCCTGGCCGCTGTCAACACCGGCAACAATCTGCTGTATCTGCTGGTTGCGGCCCTGCTCGGACTGCTTATCGTCTCCGGTGTGCTCGGCCGCGCCAATCTAATCGGGCTCGCAGCGCAGCTGACCCTGCCCGAGGAGATTTACGCCGGGGTACCGACCAGCGCCATACTGAGCCTGACAAACCGCCGCCGGCGAGCGCGGTTTCTCCTGACGGCGCGTCTGGAGGGAAACAACGCCCATTTTAGCGTCATTGACCCTCAGGCTGCGGATGAACAATCTCTGAGCCTAAACTTTGCCGCACGCGGACGCCGGCGCATCGACGGCCTGCGCCTGAGTTCGCCCTTCCCGGTGGGTTTTTTCCAACGCAGCGCCTGGCTGCCCCTGGAGCGGGACCTGATCGTTTTGCCGCACCCGGTACCCTGCGCAACGCCCACGTCCAGCCAGGCACAGCGCTCACGCGGCGAAGCCGGCACCTCGCGCCACGGCCACGACGGCGACCTGCTGGCGGTCAGCGACTACAGCGGGCGTGAGCCCCTCAAGCTGATCCATTGGAAACAGAGCGCGCGGCACGATGCGGTCAAGGTCAAGCAACTCGCCGCGACGGCTGCCCGCCCGCTGTGGGTCAGACTTGAGGACTGTCCGGGCGCAACCCTCGAAGAGCGCCTGGGCAACGCGGTCTATCTCATCAACCTATGGTGGCGCAGCGGCCGTCCCCTGGGGCTGCAGATCGGCGCGCAGACCCTGG